The following are from one region of the Tenacibaculum dicentrarchi genome:
- a CDS encoding WbqC family protein, translating to MSLFIPTYFAPISQYAKIYNADSVVFEFDDNYQKQTYRNRCYIYGANGKLSLNIPVKHLITENRKKSKDTLVDNEIQWQQQHFKSLQSAYKSSPFFEFFEDDIAKIFHKKYTYLQDVNIDTHLFITDALQITESFTKTEVYEVTPNIPDYRNLAIAKKGVTIEMDTYIQMFDDKHGFIPNLSILDLLFMEGPNTSTFLENIKI from the coding sequence ATGTCACTTTTTATACCCACATATTTTGCACCTATTTCGCAATACGCAAAAATTTATAACGCCGATTCGGTAGTTTTTGAATTTGATGATAATTATCAAAAACAAACCTACCGAAACCGATGTTATATTTATGGTGCGAACGGAAAATTATCTTTAAATATTCCTGTAAAACATTTAATTACAGAAAATAGAAAAAAAAGTAAAGATACTTTGGTTGATAATGAAATTCAATGGCAACAACAACATTTTAAATCATTACAATCTGCTTATAAATCATCGCCATTTTTTGAGTTTTTTGAAGATGATATTGCTAAAATATTTCATAAAAAATATACGTATTTACAAGATGTAAATATTGATACGCATTTATTTATTACTGATGCTTTACAGATTACGGAATCGTTTACAAAAACCGAAGTTTACGAAGTAACTCCAAATATACCTGACTATCGAAATTTGGCAATTGCTAAAAAAGGTGTTACAATTGAAATGGATACTTATATTCAAATGTTTGATGATAAACACGGATTTATTCCTAATTTATCTATCTTAGATTTACTTTTTATGGAAGGCCCAAATACAAGTACTTTTTTAGAAAATATTAAAATTTAA
- the bshC gene encoding bacillithiol biosynthesis cysteine-adding enzyme BshC has protein sequence MKVTHIPFKKTGFFSKTMLDYLEQSSEIKPFYANFSSSEGFKNQIKTKKASFSIKQRKTLVKVLEKQYLKVTTTPSTVQNIASLSLENTFTITTGHQLNLLTGPLYFLYKIISVINLCEDLKAKNPKENFVPIYWMATEDHDFDEINYFNFKRKKVQWNSTQTGGVGRFSTEGLADVLEVLSNHLGTSKNAEYLKKLFEEAYIKCANLADATRYIANELFGEYGLVIIDADERELKRAFIPFIETELKNQTSYKKVTETIKSLGENYKIQVNPREINLFYLTDKIRERIVFENDIYKVNNTNISWNLDELLKEVHEFPERFSPNVIMRPLYQEVILPNLCYVGGGGELAYWLQLKSYFEVVEVPFPILLLRNSAQIISEKQAGKLDKLSISLEEIFLKQNILLKNKILEVSEEKIDFTTQKEFLKEQFVSLKSFAEKTDISFVGAVNAQEKKQLKGLDNLEKRWLRAEKRNHKNLVDRIILLQNEILPNGSLEERQRNFSEYYLSYGNTLIKELKKGLKPLQLEFTVLIF, from the coding sequence ATGAAAGTAACACATATTCCTTTTAAAAAGACTGGTTTTTTCTCTAAAACAATGTTAGATTACTTAGAGCAATCTTCAGAAATAAAACCTTTTTATGCTAATTTTTCATCTTCAGAAGGATTTAAAAATCAAATAAAAACTAAAAAAGCTAGTTTTTCAATAAAACAAAGAAAAACGCTTGTTAAAGTTTTAGAAAAACAATATTTAAAAGTAACAACAACACCAAGTACAGTTCAAAATATTGCTAGTTTATCTTTAGAAAATACCTTTACAATAACCACAGGACATCAGTTAAATTTACTTACAGGACCGTTATATTTTTTATATAAAATAATTTCTGTTATTAATTTATGTGAAGATTTAAAGGCTAAAAATCCGAAAGAAAATTTTGTTCCTATTTATTGGATGGCAACAGAAGACCATGATTTTGATGAAATTAATTACTTCAATTTTAAACGTAAAAAAGTACAATGGAATTCTACGCAAACAGGTGGAGTAGGACGTTTTTCAACCGAAGGATTAGCAGATGTTTTAGAGGTTTTATCGAATCATTTAGGAACATCAAAAAATGCAGAATATCTAAAGAAATTATTTGAAGAAGCATATATAAAGTGTGCTAACTTAGCCGATGCAACTCGTTATATTGCCAATGAATTATTTGGTGAATATGGTTTGGTAATTATTGATGCAGATGAACGAGAATTAAAACGTGCGTTTATTCCGTTTATAGAAACAGAATTAAAAAATCAAACATCGTATAAAAAAGTTACAGAAACGATTAAATCTTTAGGTGAAAATTATAAAATTCAAGTAAATCCGAGAGAAATTAATTTGTTTTATTTAACAGATAAAATTCGAGAGCGTATTGTTTTTGAAAATGATATTTATAAGGTAAATAACACAAATATTTCTTGGAATTTAGATGAATTATTAAAAGAAGTTCATGAATTCCCAGAACGATTTTCGCCAAATGTAATTATGCGTCCGTTGTATCAAGAAGTAATTTTGCCGAATCTTTGCTATGTTGGTGGAGGTGGAGAATTAGCGTATTGGTTACAGTTAAAAAGTTATTTTGAAGTAGTTGAAGTGCCTTTTCCGATTTTGTTATTACGAAATTCGGCACAAATAATTTCTGAAAAACAAGCTGGTAAATTAGATAAATTATCAATTTCATTAGAAGAGATTTTTTTGAAACAAAATATCTTACTTAAAAATAAAATATTAGAAGTATCCGAAGAAAAAATAGATTTCACTACTCAAAAAGAGTTTTTAAAAGAACAATTTGTTAGTTTAAAATCCTTTGCCGAAAAAACAGATATATCATTTGTAGGAGCTGTAAATGCACAAGAAAAAAAACAATTAAAAGGATTAGATAATTTAGAAAAACGTTGGTTACGAGCAGAAAAACGGAATCATAAAAACTTGGTAGATAGAATTATATTATTACAAAATGAAATACTACCAAATGGAAGTTTAGAAGAGCGTCAGCGTAATTTTTCTGAATATTATTTATCCTATGGAAATACTTTAATAAAAGAGTTAAAAAAAGGCTTAAAACCTTTACAATTAGAATTTACAGTACTGATATTTTAA
- the lepB gene encoding signal peptidase I, translating to MTFSEWFLFFLILQAIHFLGTWKLYVKAGRKAWEAALPIYNAIVLMQIINRPKWWVILLFIPVINLLMFPILWIETCRSFGFNKKTDTLLAVFTLGFYIYYINYLTDTSYIENRSLQPNSALGEWVSSIVFAIIAATLVHTYFMQPYTIPTSSLEKTLLVGDYLFVSKFHYGARIPSSTIAAPMAHDTLPLLGVKSFISDDKNKDGFLNKASLPYMRIPGFQKIKRNDIVVFSWPADSLKTMWGDKSGVATYKPIDKKTNYVKRATGIAGDTLEVRDGYVFINGKKTILPDRAKPQWYFKVDTQGKKLSMETINEFNINGEGKMSNDGIYYFNLTDDEATNLRKNTIVKSVTKYLKPSGTYDASVFPHNPKYAWSSDNFGPLYIPKAGSTVALNEDTICFYEQIIRRYENNDLTIFGDAIYINGKKAESYTFKQDYYWMMGDNRQNSLDARNWGYVPFDHVVGKPVMIWLSWNPNAPDFASKINSIRWDRMFTTVGGSGKPTSYLWLVIILIAGYTLYSFKKGKKKS from the coding sequence ATGACATTTTCAGAATGGTTTTTATTCTTTTTAATACTTCAAGCAATCCACTTTTTAGGAACTTGGAAACTGTACGTTAAAGCTGGTAGAAAAGCTTGGGAAGCTGCCTTACCTATTTATAACGCAATTGTTTTAATGCAAATAATTAACCGCCCGAAATGGTGGGTAATTTTATTATTTATCCCTGTTATAAACCTTTTAATGTTTCCTATTCTTTGGATAGAAACTTGTAGAAGTTTCGGTTTTAATAAAAAAACAGATACATTATTAGCCGTTTTTACCTTAGGATTTTATATTTATTATATCAATTATTTAACCGATACATCTTATATTGAAAACAGAAGTTTACAACCAAATTCTGCTTTAGGAGAATGGGTAAGTTCTATCGTATTTGCTATTATTGCCGCTACTTTGGTGCATACTTATTTTATGCAACCTTATACAATTCCAACCTCATCTTTAGAAAAAACATTATTAGTTGGTGATTACTTATTTGTTAGTAAATTCCACTACGGAGCCCGTATCCCTAGTAGTACAATTGCCGCACCAATGGCACATGATACGCTTCCTCTTTTAGGTGTAAAATCTTTTATTTCTGATGATAAAAATAAAGATGGATTTTTAAATAAAGCATCGTTACCTTACATGAGAATCCCAGGTTTTCAAAAAATTAAACGCAACGATATTGTTGTGTTTAGTTGGCCTGCCGATAGTTTAAAAACGATGTGGGGCGATAAATCGGGCGTGGCAACTTATAAACCTATTGATAAAAAAACGAATTACGTAAAAAGAGCCACTGGTATTGCTGGCGATACATTAGAAGTTCGTGATGGTTACGTATTTATCAACGGAAAAAAAACAATTTTACCAGATAGAGCAAAACCACAATGGTATTTTAAAGTGGATACCCAAGGTAAAAAATTATCAATGGAAACCATCAACGAATTTAATATCAATGGTGAAGGAAAAATGTCTAACGATGGCATTTATTATTTTAATTTAACTGATGATGAAGCTACTAATTTAAGAAAAAACACTATTGTAAAAAGCGTTACAAAATATTTAAAACCTAGCGGAACATATGACGCTTCTGTTTTTCCTCATAACCCTAAATATGCTTGGTCTTCTGATAATTTCGGTCCTCTTTATATTCCAAAAGCAGGAAGTACAGTTGCCTTAAATGAAGATACTATTTGTTTTTACGAACAAATTATCCGAAGATATGAAAATAACGATTTAACCATTTTTGGTGATGCTATTTATATCAACGGAAAAAAAGCAGAAAGTTATACTTTTAAGCAGGATTATTACTGGATGATGGGAGATAACCGTCAAAACTCACTAGATGCAAGAAATTGGGGATATGTTCCTTTTGACCATGTAGTTGGTAAACCTGTAATGATTTGGTTAAGTTGGAATCCTAATGCACCTGATTTTGCTTCTAAAATAAACTCTATTCGTTGGGATAGAATGTTTACAACTGTTGGAGGTAGCGGAAAACCTACTTCTTATTTATGGTTGGTTATAATACTTATTGCAGGTTATACGCTTTATAGTTTTAAAAAAGGTAAAAAGAAATCATAA
- a CDS encoding DUF4870 domain-containing protein gives MENYTVNEGKTNAIISYFTIIGTIIALILNKDKKNPFTSFHIRQTLGLNALYILSGWVVMTYISFFIAIIINIILFIFWIIGLIGALKGEEEKIPLLGDQFQDWFKNI, from the coding sequence ATGGAAAACTACACTGTAAATGAAGGAAAAACAAATGCTATAATTAGTTATTTTACTATTATAGGAACAATTATAGCGTTAATATTAAATAAAGATAAAAAGAATCCTTTTACAAGTTTTCATATCAGACAAACGCTTGGCTTAAATGCTTTGTATATTTTGAGTGGTTGGGTTGTTATGACTTATATAAGTTTTTTTATTGCAATAATTATTAATATAATTTTATTTATCTTTTGGATAATTGGACTTATCGGAGCATTAAAAGGAGAAGAAGAAAAAATCCCTCTTTTAGGAGATCAATTTCAAGACTGGTTTAAGAATATTTAA
- a CDS encoding BatA domain-containing protein, whose protein sequence is MQFKHPETLYFLFFLLIPILIHLFQLQRFEKVTFTNVAILKKLVTQTRKSSRIKKWLILATRLLLFTALILAFAQPYFSNHKSDEQQHFFIYLDNSLSTNTAGEKGDLLQISAQEIIENTSEKAIYSLLTNDAYQQNKTATELKNILLEVKNTAKKIALETVLLKISSEQLKNKNTKNIIISDFQNVKNTALNQLPKNTSFVKLNPQEKNNLSIDSVFVNTTISKNLEVQIVVKNQGNSKKEVPIAIYNNKKLINKQLFSIKENETKKVAFSIVNTSDFLGKIELNFKDTYSFDNSFYFAINTNSKIKILSIGKNANFLKRIYSDDEFDFKALNTQNLNYNLIPKQHLIVLNEIDNLSETLIKNLVDYSNKGGNLVIIPSKNAKILSYNSLLNRLEIGNIKPLNDNQKNDSLKITDINYKHPLFKNVFEKKVRNFQYPFVKTAYNTTFKNTNTIVSFENKKPFIQQINKVNSKVYFLASPLNKEDSNFINSPLIVPVFYTIGKQSLQLSKEYYTTDKQNNIAIDEFISKNEIVSISNNKTSFIPLQQTLQNSIKITTNNQPLIAGFYQIKQQESVLKNIAFNYPKKESLLNFLDFTTTENQKISTSVKQTLINSNNEYKIQWLWKWFLVVAIVSLFIEILILKFFKP, encoded by the coding sequence ATGCAATTTAAACATCCTGAAACTTTATACTTCTTATTTTTTTTACTGATTCCGATATTAATTCACTTATTTCAATTACAACGTTTTGAAAAAGTTACGTTTACCAATGTTGCTATTTTAAAAAAATTAGTAACACAAACCCGAAAAAGTTCACGCATAAAAAAATGGCTGATTTTAGCTACTCGTTTACTATTATTTACTGCTTTAATTTTAGCTTTTGCACAACCTTATTTTAGCAATCATAAAAGTGATGAACAACAACATTTTTTTATTTATTTAGATAATTCATTAAGTACAAATACAGCAGGTGAAAAAGGTGATTTATTACAAATTTCAGCTCAAGAAATTATTGAAAATACTTCAGAAAAAGCGATATATTCTTTACTTACAAATGATGCTTATCAGCAAAATAAAACAGCTACGGAATTAAAAAATATTTTATTAGAAGTTAAAAATACCGCCAAAAAAATAGCTTTAGAAACTGTATTATTAAAAATTTCGAGTGAACAACTAAAAAATAAAAACACTAAAAATATTATTATTTCTGATTTTCAGAATGTAAAAAATACAGCACTTAATCAGTTACCTAAAAATACTTCTTTCGTAAAATTAAATCCGCAAGAAAAAAATAATTTATCTATTGATAGTGTTTTTGTAAACACAACTATATCGAAAAATTTAGAGGTACAAATTGTTGTTAAAAATCAAGGAAATTCAAAAAAAGAAGTTCCTATTGCTATTTATAACAACAAAAAATTAATAAATAAACAGCTGTTTTCTATTAAAGAAAATGAAACTAAAAAAGTTGCTTTTTCTATTGTTAATACTTCCGATTTTTTAGGTAAAATTGAATTAAATTTTAAAGATACCTACTCTTTTGATAATTCGTTTTATTTCGCAATTAATACCAATTCTAAAATTAAAATTTTATCTATTGGTAAAAATGCTAACTTTTTAAAACGAATTTATAGTGATGATGAATTTGATTTTAAAGCTTTAAATACACAAAATTTAAATTATAATTTAATTCCGAAACAACATCTTATTGTTTTAAATGAAATTGATAATTTATCAGAAACACTTATTAAAAACTTAGTTGACTATTCAAATAAAGGAGGGAATTTAGTTATTATTCCATCTAAAAACGCAAAAATTCTGTCTTATAATAGTTTATTAAATCGACTTGAAATAGGAAATATCAAGCCATTAAATGACAATCAAAAAAATGATAGCTTAAAAATTACAGATATTAATTACAAACATCCATTATTTAAAAATGTATTTGAGAAAAAAGTGCGTAATTTTCAATATCCTTTTGTAAAAACAGCTTATAATACTACTTTTAAAAATACCAATACTATTGTTTCTTTTGAAAACAAAAAACCATTTATACAACAAATAAACAAGGTGAATTCAAAAGTATATTTTTTAGCATCTCCGCTAAATAAAGAAGATAGTAATTTTATAAATTCGCCTTTAATTGTTCCTGTTTTTTATACAATCGGAAAACAAAGTTTACAACTATCTAAAGAATATTATACTACTGATAAACAAAATAATATTGCTATTGATGAATTTATTTCTAAAAATGAAATAGTATCTATTTCGAACAATAAAACTTCGTTTATTCCACTACAACAAACGCTTCAAAATAGTATAAAAATCACGACAAATAATCAGCCATTAATAGCTGGATTTTATCAAATAAAACAACAAGAATCTGTTTTAAAAAACATTGCTTTTAATTATCCGAAGAAAGAAAGTTTGTTAAACTTTTTAGATTTCACAACTACTGAAAATCAAAAAATTTCTACCTCAGTAAAGCAAACGTTAATAAATAGTAACAACGAATACAAAATTCAATGGCTTTGGAAATGGTTTTTAGTTGTAGCAATTGTATCTTTGTTTATTGAAATTTTGATCTTAAAATTCTTTAAACCATGA
- the rlmF gene encoding 23S rRNA (adenine(1618)-N(6))-methyltransferase RlmF, with the protein MENKKGLHENNKHKNGYDFKFLKEKYPQISAFVIEKFDKETIDFSDPVAVKEFNKALLFAYYNIKDWNFPDENLCPPIPGRVDYIHHLADLIADEKEVNVLDIGTGASCVYPLLGASVYNWNFVATDIDLDSLDYSQDIIDDNNLGAKIKLRQQFDELNVLKGITEENDAFTLTMCNPPFYKSEEEARGANRRKSRNLGNNTVRNFAGNSNELWYLGGEKAFLHTYLYESSLQPELSKWFTSLVSKKENVKSLQDSAKKLKVKEFKVIPMSQGNKVTRIVCWRF; encoded by the coding sequence ATGGAAAATAAAAAAGGATTACACGAAAATAACAAGCACAAAAACGGATACGATTTTAAATTTTTAAAAGAAAAGTATCCTCAAATATCAGCCTTTGTTATTGAAAAATTTGATAAAGAAACTATTGATTTTTCAGACCCTGTTGCTGTTAAAGAATTTAATAAAGCATTGTTATTTGCTTATTATAATATTAAAGATTGGAATTTTCCTGATGAAAATTTATGTCCTCCAATTCCGGGTAGAGTAGATTATATTCATCATTTAGCCGATTTAATTGCTGATGAAAAAGAAGTAAATGTGTTAGATATTGGTACAGGTGCAAGTTGTGTGTATCCATTATTAGGAGCATCGGTTTATAACTGGAATTTTGTAGCAACTGATATAGATTTAGATTCATTAGATTATTCACAAGATATTATTGATGATAATAATTTAGGTGCTAAAATTAAATTACGCCAACAATTTGATGAGTTAAATGTTTTAAAAGGAATAACAGAAGAAAATGATGCTTTTACTTTAACAATGTGTAACCCTCCGTTTTATAAATCGGAAGAAGAAGCAAGAGGTGCAAATAGAAGAAAATCGAGAAATTTAGGAAATAATACAGTTCGTAATTTTGCAGGAAACTCAAATGAATTATGGTATTTAGGAGGTGAAAAAGCTTTTTTACATACCTATTTATACGAAAGTTCATTACAACCAGAATTGAGTAAATGGTTTACTAGTTTAGTATCAAAAAAAGAGAATGTAAAAAGTTTGCAAGATTCTGCTAAAAAACTAAAAGTAAAAGAATTTAAAGTAATACCGATGAGTCAAGGAAATAAAGTCACACGTATTGTTTGTTGGCGATTTTAA
- a CDS encoding dihydroorotase, with product MTTLLKSATIIDAHSPYHQQTKDILITDGIITKIDSNITDKEEYQIIKLDNLHVSTGWFDTSVSLGEPGYEERETIKNGLQVAGKSGFTDIAVNPNTNPVIDNKAAVEFLIYRANGFATNLHPIGTLTQQSKGVEMAELYDMQQSGAIAFGDYKKPIVNDNLLKIALLYTQNFNGLALSFPKNKAIAGEGVAHEGKNSTLLGLKGIPALAEELQISRDLFLLEYTGGKLHIPTISTKKSVQLIKEAKEKGLNVTCSVAVHNLFLTDDELHQFDGNKKVNPPLRTSDDINALLEGVKNGTIDIITSDHNPIDIEHKKVEFSTAKDGTIGLETAFGVLNSVLDLETIVTCLSDNPKERFGLQKTSIKENEIANLSIFNPEGTSVFTEKDILSTSKNSIFLEKEIKGKVYGIYNNKQLILNI from the coding sequence ATGACAACGCTATTAAAATCGGCAACTATTATTGATGCGCATAGCCCTTACCACCAACAAACTAAAGATATTTTAATTACTGATGGAATTATTACTAAAATTGATAGTAATATTACCGATAAAGAAGAATATCAAATTATAAAACTTGATAATTTACATGTTTCTACAGGTTGGTTTGACACCAGTGTTTCTTTAGGTGAACCTGGATATGAAGAACGTGAAACTATTAAAAATGGTTTACAAGTAGCTGGTAAAAGCGGATTTACAGATATTGCCGTAAACCCAAATACAAATCCTGTTATTGATAACAAAGCAGCTGTTGAATTTCTAATTTATAGAGCCAACGGATTTGCCACAAACCTACATCCTATTGGTACATTAACTCAACAAAGTAAAGGTGTTGAAATGGCGGAATTATACGACATGCAACAATCTGGTGCAATTGCTTTTGGTGATTATAAAAAACCAATAGTGAATGATAATTTATTAAAAATAGCATTACTTTATACACAAAACTTTAACGGATTAGCACTTAGTTTCCCTAAAAATAAGGCAATTGCAGGAGAAGGTGTAGCACACGAAGGTAAAAACAGCACACTTTTAGGTTTAAAAGGAATTCCTGCTTTAGCGGAAGAATTACAAATTTCTCGTGATTTATTTTTATTAGAATATACAGGCGGAAAATTACATATTCCAACCATTTCAACTAAAAAATCAGTACAATTAATTAAAGAAGCTAAAGAAAAAGGCTTAAATGTTACTTGTAGTGTAGCAGTTCATAATTTATTTTTAACAGATGATGAATTGCATCAATTTGATGGAAATAAAAAAGTAAATCCACCTTTAAGAACTTCGGATGATATTAACGCATTATTAGAAGGTGTTAAAAATGGAACTATTGATATAATTACATCAGACCATAATCCGATTGATATTGAACATAAAAAAGTAGAATTTTCTACAGCAAAAGATGGAACTATTGGTTTAGAAACTGCTTTTGGAGTTTTAAACTCAGTATTAGATTTAGAAACTATTGTAACTTGTTTATCTGATAATCCGAAAGAACGTTTTGGACTTCAAAAAACAAGTATCAAAGAAAATGAAATTGCTAATTTATCTATTTTTAACCCTGAAGGAACATCTGTTTTTACTGAAAAAGATATTTTATCAACTTCAAAAAATAGTATTTTCTTAGAAAAAGAAATCAAAGGAAAAGTCTATGGTATTTACAATAATAAACAATTAATTTTAAATATATAA